From the genome of Erythrobacter litoralis, one region includes:
- a CDS encoding hydantoinase B/oxoprolinase family protein, with product MAWRFAIDRGGTFTDVVAVTPDGRLVTDKLLSEKPGHYADAASEAIRRLMEAHGPDAPVAELRIGTTVATNALLERKGEPLALVTTRGFADVLRIGTQARPEIFARHIVLPEQLPRWVVEVDERVSAAGKVLTPLDEEAARQRLEALRGEGCDALAIVLMHGWHFRDHEKRLAEIAREIGFAQVSASHEVAPLIGIVARGDTSVVDAYLSPVLKRYTDGLQAELPNAGRLRFMQSNGGLAEVGAFRGKDAILSGPAGGVVGMVAASAPLGNGKLIGFDMGGTSTDVAHYAGEYELTGDNVVAGVRVAAPMMQIHTVAAGGGSICSFDGSRFRVGPDSAGADPGPACYRKGGPLTVTDCNLFLGRLDPAFFPRVFGPGGDEPLDRGAARHRLEEVAERLPEPRSLEDIAEGFLDIAVDNMANAIRKISVARGHDVTTYALACFGGAGGQHAVRVADRLGIETVLVHPLAGILSAYGIGLAPVKAIREVSFGEELGADVSGPLGELVEQARGTLIAQDIAQEAIHVERRARLRFAGSDSKLTVPVGEPADMAAEFRALHAKLYGYSDDAAAIIVDALSVEASGTSGGLGAAQAEPLAVSGEASGDWRTVERAAMGAEMAGGEAVDGPALVIDPGSTTVIEPGWQARLAEEGSLVLTRRVPLQREQAMGTAVDPVRLEIFNNLFMAIAEEMGVVLRSTATSVNIKERLDFSCALFDASGALIANAPHIPVHLGSMGDSIARVIEVRGKSRDGRGFRRGDAYVLNDPFRGGTHLPDITVIVPVFYDDEADEPGAFVAARGHHADIGGIAPGSMPPESRTIVEEGVLIDNFLLVDEGHFREAEMRAKLADAQHPARNPARNISDLRAQLAACTRGAELLRGAAAEQGGEVVAAYMAHVIDNAAESVRRLLGGLEDGAFEYPMDNGLTVRVAIRIDREARSAVFDFTGTSPQHEGNFNAPRSITRAASLYVLRTLIDDEIPMNDGCLRPVELIVPEGSMLNPRPGAAVVAGNVETSQVVTDALFAATGRLAPSQGTMNNFTFGNDEHQYYETIAGGSGAGPDHDGTDAVQTHMTNSRLTDPEILETRLPVRLDRFAVREGSGGEGFHRGGEGVERRVTFLEAMRANMLANRRAVPPRGICGGGDAAPGANWVEREDGNRVELGATGSARVEPGDTFVILTPGGGGWGAPGR from the coding sequence ATGGCGTGGCGCTTCGCGATCGACCGGGGCGGCACCTTCACCGATGTAGTCGCGGTGACGCCGGATGGGCGGTTGGTCACCGACAAGCTGCTGTCCGAAAAGCCCGGCCATTATGCCGACGCGGCGAGCGAAGCGATCAGGCGGCTGATGGAGGCTCATGGCCCGGACGCGCCGGTCGCGGAACTGCGCATCGGCACTACGGTTGCGACCAATGCGCTGCTCGAACGCAAGGGCGAACCCCTTGCGCTGGTGACGACGCGCGGCTTTGCCGACGTGCTCAGGATCGGCACGCAGGCGCGGCCCGAAATCTTCGCGCGGCACATCGTCCTGCCCGAACAATTGCCGCGCTGGGTGGTCGAGGTGGACGAGCGCGTTAGCGCAGCCGGGAAGGTGCTGACGCCGCTCGATGAAGAGGCAGCCCGGCAGCGACTCGAGGCGCTGCGGGGCGAGGGCTGTGATGCGCTCGCCATCGTCCTCATGCATGGCTGGCATTTCCGCGATCATGAGAAACGGCTGGCGGAAATCGCGCGCGAGATCGGCTTCGCGCAGGTCAGCGCAAGCCACGAGGTCGCTCCGCTCATCGGCATCGTTGCGCGCGGGGATACCAGCGTGGTCGATGCCTATCTCTCGCCGGTTCTGAAACGCTACACCGACGGATTGCAGGCCGAATTACCCAACGCCGGACGGCTTCGCTTCATGCAGTCCAATGGCGGGTTGGCCGAGGTCGGCGCGTTCCGGGGCAAGGACGCGATCCTGTCCGGGCCCGCAGGCGGCGTCGTTGGCATGGTCGCGGCGAGCGCACCGCTCGGCAATGGGAAACTCATCGGTTTCGACATGGGTGGGACCAGCACCGATGTCGCGCACTACGCAGGCGAATATGAACTCACCGGCGACAATGTCGTCGCAGGCGTGCGGGTCGCCGCGCCCATGATGCAGATCCATACCGTTGCGGCGGGAGGCGGGTCGATCTGCTCCTTCGATGGATCGCGTTTCCGCGTCGGTCCGGACAGCGCGGGTGCGGACCCCGGCCCCGCCTGCTACCGCAAGGGCGGGCCACTTACCGTCACAGACTGCAATCTCTTCCTCGGGAGGCTCGATCCCGCCTTTTTCCCGCGCGTCTTCGGACCCGGCGGCGACGAACCGCTCGACCGGGGAGCGGCGCGGCACCGGCTGGAGGAGGTGGCGGAGCGCCTGCCCGAACCAAGGAGCCTCGAGGACATTGCCGAGGGCTTCCTCGACATTGCGGTCGACAACATGGCGAACGCGATCCGCAAGATATCGGTCGCGCGCGGTCATGACGTTACGACCTATGCGCTCGCCTGTTTCGGCGGGGCGGGCGGTCAGCACGCCGTGCGGGTGGCGGACCGGCTCGGGATCGAGACGGTGCTGGTCCACCCGCTTGCGGGGATATTGTCCGCCTATGGCATCGGCCTTGCGCCGGTAAAGGCGATCCGGGAAGTGAGTTTCGGCGAGGAACTGGGCGCGGATGTGTCCGGGCCGCTCGGGGAACTGGTCGAGCAAGCGCGCGGAACGCTGATCGCGCAGGACATCGCCCAAGAGGCTATCCACGTCGAACGCCGCGCCCGCCTGCGGTTTGCAGGGAGCGACAGCAAGCTGACCGTTCCGGTCGGGGAACCTGCGGACATGGCCGCCGAATTCCGCGCGCTGCACGCGAAGCTCTACGGCTATTCGGACGACGCTGCCGCGATCATCGTCGATGCGTTGAGCGTCGAAGCGAGCGGGACCAGTGGCGGGCTTGGCGCGGCGCAGGCCGAACCGCTTGCCGTTTCGGGCGAGGCTTCGGGCGACTGGCGCACGGTGGAACGAGCCGCGATGGGCGCCGAAATGGCTGGAGGAGAGGCAGTGGACGGCCCCGCTCTGGTGATCGATCCGGGCTCCACCACCGTCATCGAACCCGGCTGGCAGGCGCGCCTCGCCGAAGAGGGCAGCCTTGTCCTCACCCGCAGGGTGCCCTTGCAGCGCGAGCAGGCGATGGGAACCGCGGTCGATCCTGTCAGGCTCGAAATCTTCAACAACCTGTTCATGGCGATCGCCGAGGAAATGGGCGTCGTCCTGCGTTCGACCGCAACGAGCGTGAACATCAAGGAGCGGCTCGATTTCTCCTGCGCGCTGTTCGATGCCTCCGGAGCGCTGATCGCCAACGCGCCGCACATTCCCGTGCATCTCGGCAGCATGGGTGACAGCATCGCGCGGGTGATCGAGGTGCGGGGCAAAAGCCGCGATGGACGCGGGTTTCGACGGGGCGATGCCTATGTCCTCAACGATCCTTTCCGCGGCGGCACGCACTTGCCCGATATCACGGTGATCGTTCCCGTCTTCTACGATGACGAGGCCGACGAACCGGGCGCCTTCGTCGCCGCGCGCGGGCACCATGCCGATATCGGCGGAATCGCGCCCGGATCGATGCCGCCCGAAAGCCGTACGATCGTCGAGGAAGGAGTCCTGATCGACAATTTCCTGCTCGTCGACGAGGGACATTTCCGCGAGGCCGAGATGCGCGCCAAGCTTGCCGATGCGCAGCACCCCGCGCGCAACCCGGCGCGCAACATCTCCGACCTTCGCGCCCAACTCGCCGCCTGCACCCGCGGGGCGGAATTGCTGCGCGGCGCGGCGGCGGAGCAGGGGGGCGAGGTCGTTGCCGCCTATATGGCCCACGTCATCGACAACGCCGCCGAAAGCGTGCGCCGCCTGCTGGGCGGTCTGGAGGACGGCGCGTTCGAATATCCGATGGACAATGGCCTGACCGTCAGGGTGGCGATCCGGATCGACCGCGAGGCCCGCAGCGCCGTGTTCGACTTCACCGGGACGAGCCCGCAGCACGAGGGCAATTTCAACGCCCCGCGCTCGATTACGCGTGCGGCCTCGCTCTATGTCCTTCGCACGCTCATCGACGACGAAATCCCCATGAACGACGGCTGCCTGCGCCCGGTCGAACTGATCGTTCCCGAAGGTTCGATGCTCAACCCGAGACCCGGCGCGGCGGTGGTGGCGGGCAATGTCGAGACGAGCCAGGTCGTCACCGACGCGCTGTTCGCCGCGACGGGTCGCCTTGCGCCGAGCCAGGGCACGATGAACAATTTCACATTCGGCAATGACGAACACCAATATTACGAAACAATCGCGGGCGGATCGGGTGCGGGCCCCGACCATGACGGGACCGACGCGGTGCAGACCCACATGACCAACAGCCGGCTGACCGATCCGGAAATTCTCGAAACGCGCCTCCCGGTCCGGCTGGATCGCTTCGCCGTGCGCGAAGGTTCGGGCGGTGAGGGGTTTCACAGGGGCGGCGAGGGGGTCGAGCGCCGCGTCACCTTCCTCGAAGCCATGCGCGCCAACATGCTCGCCAATCGCCGCGCGGTGCCGCCGCGCGGCATTTGCGGCGGTGGCGATGCAGCGCCGGGAGCGAACTGGGTCGAGCGCGAGGACGGCAACCGGGTCGAACTCGGCGCGACCGGATCGGCCCGTGTCGAACCGGGCGATACCTTCGTCATCCTCACCCCCGGCGGCGGAGGCTGGGGCGCGCCCGGGCGCTAG